Proteins from one Coffea arabica cultivar ET-39 chromosome 8c, Coffea Arabica ET-39 HiFi, whole genome shotgun sequence genomic window:
- the LOC113707201 gene encoding MND1-interacting protein 1-like translates to MGCTVRDKHIRTNRRARSVKPETDHHSTNAPTNTPNSSTINHMAISKSIMETGLRPLNYQMGTSDSVQNPNLSTGPNSVFDDSGWGYCTEEQLEDILLKNLEILYNDAISKLVALGYDEEVALKAILRNGHCYGGMDVLTNILHNSLAYLNSGCCLSNGNSEESEAVFGDLRQLEEYSLAGMVCLLQQIKPHLSRGDAMWCLLMSDLHVGRASVMEIPVLPSPNGNGACASGSVNSGNVEALGNGPVGVAPALCRFHSGWGFGNGGTSEFPMNGFFSYASEMALQKEIECPKRFNLTPSMKTLLKRNVAMFAAGFRANARQFHSQLQTCPSSASSGDSSVANGTKAESAPVGQNEENVKNQDVVNSVLNKFRHLNLDENIERVPMDQKDEMILSLIHQIKALEEQVKERKEWAHQKAMQAARKLSHDLTELKMLRMEREETQRLKKGKQNLEDTTMKRLTEMENSLRKASGQVDRANAAVRKLETENAEIRAEMEASKLSASESVTSCLEAAKREKKCLKRLLAWEKQKAKLQEDIAAEKQKVSDIKQQLTQVETAQNEAEAKWRQEQNDKEVALAQVEDERRLKEATESNSKRRLEALRLKSEIDFQRHKDDLQRLEQELARLKASQRSNELQHPSTDQLTGNSEVTKPQAEGIVRLLHELDNLDNASEKETNYNRECVICMKDEVSVVFLPCAHQVLCVKCNEGYGKKGKATCPCCRVPIEQRVRVFGAAS, encoded by the exons ATGGGTTGTACCGTCAGAGATAAACACATCAGAACAAATCGGCGGGCTCGATCGGTAAAGCCCGAGACCGATCATCATAGTACTAACGCTCCCACCAACACCCCTAACAGCTCCACCATCAACCACATGGCAATTTCGAAATCCATAATGGAAACTGGATTGAGGCCCTTAAATTATCAAATGGGTACAAGTGATTCGGTGCAGAATCCGAACCTGAGTACCGGCCCGAACTCTGTTTTTGATGATAGTGGGTGGGGATACTGTACTGAGGAGCAGTTAGAGgacattttgttgaaaaatttggagATTTTGTATAATGACGCAATTTCCAAGCTCGTGGCGTTGGGTTATGATGAGGAAGTGGCTTTGAAGGCTATATTGAGGAATGGGCATTGTTATGGTGGAATGGATGTGTTGACTAATATATTGCATAATTCTTTGGCTTATTTAAATAGCGGTTGTTGTCTGAGTAATGGGAATTCTGAGGAATCTGAGGCTGTTTTTGGGGATTTGAGGCAGTTGGAGGAGTATTCTCTAGCGGGCATGGTGTGTTTGTTGCAACAAATCAAGCCACATTTGAGTCGAGGTGATGCAATGTGGTGTTTGCTCATGAGTGATCTTCATGTGGGCCGTGCGAGTGTGATGGAAATTCCTGTCCTTCCTTCGCCTAATGGAAATGGTGCATGTGCTAGTGGTTCAGTAAATAGTGGAAATGTTGAGGCACTTGGTAATGGTCCGGTTGGGGTTGCCCCTGCTTTATGTAGGTTTCATAGTGGCTGGGGTTTTGGAAACGGGGGAACTTCTGAGTTTCCGATGAATGGCTTTTTCTCCTATGCATCTGAAATGGCTTTGCAGAAGGAGATTGAGTGTCCAAAGAGGTTCAATCTTACTCCTTCCATGAAGACTTTGTTAAAGAGAAATGTGGCTATGTTTGCTGCAGGATTCAGAGCAAATGCGAGACAGTTTCACAGTCAGTTGCAGACTTGCCCAAGCTCTGCGTCCAGTGGGGATTCTTCAGTTGCAAATGGAACTAAGGCCGAAAGTGCTCCAGTAGGGCAGAATGAGGAAAATGTCAAGAATCAAGATGTTGTTAACTCAGTGTTGAATAAGTTTCGACACTTGAACCTTGATGAGAATATTGAGCGGGTGCCAATGGATCAGAAAGACGAAATGATCCTAAGTTTGATCCATCAGATTAAGGCTCTTGAGGAACAGGTTAAGGAGCGGAAGGAATGGGCCCACCAGAAGGCAATGCAAGCTGCGAGAAAGCTCAGCCATGATTTAACTGAGCTAAAGATGTTGCGGATGGAAAGGGAAGAGACTCAGCGGTTGAAGAAGGGGAAGCAGAATCTCGAAGATACTACAATGAAGAGGCTTACAGAAATGGAGAATTCTTTGAGGAAGGCAAGTGGTCAGGTTGACCGTGCAAATGCTGCAGTCAGAAAGCTTGAGACTGAGAATGCAGAAATTAGAGCAGAGATGGAGGCTTCTAAGTTAAGTGCATCAGAGTCAGTCACAAGTTGTTTGGAGGCCGCAAAGAGGGAGAAAAAATGCCTGAAGAGGCTGTTGGCTTGGGAAAAACAGAAAGCTAAGCTGCAGGAGGATATTGCAGCAGAGAAACAGAAGGTTTCGGATATAAAACAACAGTTAACTCAAGTTGAGACGGCTCAGAATGAGGCTGAG GCAAAATGGAGGCAAGAACAAAATGATAAAGAAGTAGCCCTGGCTCAAGTAGAGGATGAACGACGCCTTAAGGAAGCTACTGAGTCTAATAGCAAAAGAAGGCTAGAAGCTTTGCGCCTGAAATCGGAAATAGATTTCCAGCGCCACAAGGATGATCTTCAGCGACTGGAGCAAGAACTTGCACGCCTGAAAGCGTCACAACGAAGTAATGAGCTGCAACATCCGTCTACCGATCAATTAACCGGAAACTCTGAGGTAACAAAGCCTCAAGCAGAAGGCATTGTAAGGCTGCTTCATGAATTGGATAATTTGGACAATGCATCAGAGAAGGAAACCAATTATAATAGGGAATGCGTGATTTGCATGAAGGATGAAGTTTCTgtagtttttcttccttgtgctcaTCAAGTTCTCTGTGTGAAGTGCAATGAAGGTTATGGGAAAAAGGGTAAAGCAACGTGTCCATGCTGCAGGGTTCCAATTGAACAAAGAGTTCGAGTTTTTGGTGCTGCTTCGTAG